The Anaerohalosphaeraceae bacterium DNA segment GAAGCCATCTTTTCGGAAATCTCGGCACGGGCCTTTTCCCGCTGATCCGACAAAAACAGGCGAACCATTTCATTGACAATCAGCGCCGCCTCCTTCGGGTCGGCCCAGGTCATCGAGACCCGGATAAAGTCCTGATCTCGAGATGCATTCACCGCAAGTTTCTTGTCCAATTTTCGGATGGCCTTGGCGACATCAATCGAAACAATTTCGCCGGAGGCATCTCGTTTGACAAACTGCTCGAACCATTTGGTGGCTCGGATGCTGTCCTGCTTAATCAGGTTCTGGAGCATGTCCTGCTGCTTCATCAGGGCTGCTTTGGTGGCTCGGAATTGGTAGTACAAATCCTTTTGCGGCTGGATTGAAGTAAACTCCCGCGGGTCGGACGTAACCGGCGGCAGGACATTAATTCCGGTCGAAGCGGTATAACGTGGGAAGAATCGCAGCATCACCACATAGAGACCCGCTCCGAGAATAAATCCGGTGATTGTAAAGAGAACAATCATCCAAATATGCCGCCGCAGAATTCCGAGAATCTCTTTCGGCGTCAAGGCGACAACAGCCGCCGGCGGCGGGGCCATTCTTATCGCAGAGGGATGCACAGGAACAGGAGCTGTCATTCCCTGGATTACCCGTTGAATCTGTTCAGTCATATTTCAACTCCCGTTGTAATGGTCGGTTGCTCTCCGTCTTTATACACTCAATTCCTGAATTTTCTTTTCCAAAGCTTCTTTTTCTTTATCCGGAATGCCGGCGGATTCAACGGCCTTTCGATAGGCCGAGACGGCTTCAGGCTTCTTGCCCAGACCTTCCTGAGCCATTCCGATATGTTTGTAGACCTCCCAGGGAATCGGCTCATTGCGGGCTTCATGAAGCTGAATGGTTCGAAGCAGGGCCTGGTGGGCTTCTTCAAAATGTCCCAGCAGACACTGGATGTAAGCGTAGGTGTCCAGGTAGATGGGATTGCCCATTTCCATCTGGCAGGCCTTCCGAGAATATTCCAGTGCTTTTTCGAGCTGCTGTTTATTGTCCGCCAGCATATAGGCCAGATTGTTCATTGCGGTATGGTTGTTAGGCATGGCTTCCAGCAGTTTTTCCATCAGACCGACGGCCTGCTGAAGATATTGTTCATCTGCGGTCTGTGCATAGGCCATCGTGTAGATATTGGCTTTTTTCATGGACAGCTGGAGCCATTCGGTTTGATTGGGCTGGAGCAGTTCCAGGCAGGCATTGATGTATTGAATCGCCTGATTGTACTGACCCGTCTGGGAGTAAAGACTGATTGCGGCCAAGAGCCCTTCGATGGATTTGGGATTCTGGCGGAGCTTCTGCGTGCACCACTGAGCTACCGTATCCGGTCCGGTCTTTTCCACAATGATGGAAACGATGCCGCTCATCAGGTCAATATTGGTGCCGGCTTTCTCGAGGGCCTGGAAGAAGTTCTGGACGGCTTTGTCTTTTTGTCCCAGCTCCGTATGGGTTTGGGCCACATACGTGTAGAGAATTGCGGCATGAGGCGAATCAATATTTTCCGCCGCAAATGCCAATAATTTGTTATAGGATTTGCTTTGGAGCAGGGTTTCCATGTAGTAATCCAGCGTTCTGCCGTCTCCCGGACCCTCTTTGCGGCTTAATTCCCATGCCTTGGCAAGGAGCTGTTCGGCGGTGGTCAAATCTTTCTGCTCCAGATAGAATTTGCCTGCACGGAAATGCCAGTACACATTGTCCGGATACTTGTCGAGGGTTTCCTGATAGAAGCGTTTTAAGTCGGCGGTGCGCTTGCGCTGTTCATAAATGCTTTCGAGCATGGCACGCAGCTGCATAGGGGCCTGCGGTTCATTGAGGCCGCTTTTTAATTCGCCGATGGCGGCCTCCATTTGACCGCTTTCGAGATACACATTTGCCAGTTCAATCCGCGAGGCTGCGCTGGCTTCAATGGTTTTGCTTTTCAGGAGGGATTCAATGGCTTTCGGATAGTCTCCCATCAGCCGGTAGACTCGTCCCCGCAGACGCCAGGCGCCGGCGTGTTCCGGCTGATTTGCGAGAAACTCGTTCAGTTTTGTCAGGGCGTCCTGAAGCTGTCCGCGGCTGATGCGGTACCATGCATCCAGGAGAAGCACCTGCGTTTGATTGGGATAGCGCTCTCGGAAGCTGGCAATTTGTTTGTCGATGGATTCCGTAAATTCATATTCCAGATAACGCTGCAGGACCCACAATTCCTCTTCTGCGGTGGATGCCAGCGGGAGCATTGTATCGAGCAGACGCCGGACGGCGGCACGGTCTCCTTTGCCTTGAGCAACCAGAATGAGACCCTGCAGGGCGTCTTTGTCGGAGGGATTCTGGCGAATCAGCTCATTCAGGATGGCTTCGGCCTTCTCA contains these protein-coding regions:
- a CDS encoding Wzz/FepE/Etk N-terminal domain-containing protein, which produces MTEQIQRVIQGMTAPVPVHPSAIRMAPPPAAVVALTPKEILGILRRHIWMIVLFTITGFILGAGLYVVMLRFFPRYTASTGINVLPPVTSDPREFTSIQPQKDLYYQFRATKAALMKQQDMLQNLIKQDSIRATKWFEQFVKRDASGEIVSIDVAKAIRKLDKKLAVNASRDQDFIRVSMTWADPKEAALIVNEMVRLFLSDQREKARAEISEKMASEEKARQDLRDSLRAIQTQMDNLRAGSEFAKLDTKTMSYRDYMDEKLASLYNEFSRLDAERERLRVLLAIAERRATQTDYDQVVQQAVEQDPLVRELQNSLNSIEALLAQQTARFGENHRRVLETRQARDQFKKDLDARKIEIAEIQ